The genomic window ACCAGGACACCAACCGCGCCCAGTACGTGTTCCTGCGCCTGCTGGCGGGGGAGCAGCACAACCTGTTCGTGGTGGGCGACGACGACCAGTCCATCTACGGCTGGCGCGGCGCCGACATCCGCAACATCCTGGACTTCGAGAAGGACTTTCCCGCCGCGCGCATGGTAAGGCTGGAGCAGAACTACCGCTCCACCAGCACCATCCTGGACGCCGCCAACCGCGTCATCTCGCAGAACGTGCGGCGCAAGGGCAAGACGCTGCGCACCGACGCCGGCGCGGGCGAGCGCATCACCCTGGTCGAGTGCGCCGACGAGGCCGACGAGGCGCGCTGGGTGGCGGAAGAGATCCGCGTGCGGATGGCGGACAATCCGTCGCTGGCGCTGAAGAACTTCGTCGTCCTCTACCGCACCAACGCACAGTCGCGCGCCATGGAAGAGGGGCTGCGCCGCGAGGGGATGGCGTACCGGGTGATCGGGGGAACCCGCTTCTACGAGCGCCGTGAGGTGAAGGATGCGCTGGCCTACCTGCGCCTGGTCGCCAATCCGGCGGCGGACGAGGCTTTTCTGCGCGTCGTCAACGTCCCCAGGCGGGGGATCGGTGACGCATCGGTGGGGCGGCTGGCGGAGCATGCGACAGCGCGGGGGCTGCCCCTGCTGCGCGCAGCCGAGGAGGCGGCGTCGGTGGATGGGATTCGCGGCGTGGCGGCCCGGGCGCTGCCGGAGATGGCCGCGCTGATCCGCAAGTACGCCGCGCTGGCCGGGCGCGAGGGCATTGGGCTCGACGGGCTATTGCGGGAGCTGGTGATCGAGGCGGGGCTGGTGGAGGCACTCAAGGCGGAGGGTCCCGAGGGCAAGGACCGCCTGGAGAACCTGGACGAGCTGATCGCGGGCGCGGCCGACGTGCAGCGGCGGCTGGAGGACGAGGATCCCGAGCTGATGATGGAACTGGAGGAGGCGGGTGAAACCTCGCCGCGTGCCATCGACCTGTTCCTGGGCCACGTGGCATTGGTGGCCGACGTGGACCAGCACGACCCGCACGCCGACGCGGTGTCGATGATGACGCTTCACAACGCCAAGGGGCTGGAGTTTCCCCTGGTCTTCATCACCGGGCTGGAGGACGGCTTGTTCCCCCTGGTGCGCGCCATGGACGAGCCCGCGGACATGGAAGAGGAGCGGCGGCTGTTCTACGTCGGCGTCACGCGGGCAGAACGCAAGCTGTACCTGTCGCACGCGCGGCGCCGCCGGCGGGGGGCCACGTACATGGACTGCGTGGCGTCGCAGTTCCTGGAGTCGGTGCCCAAGGAACTGACCGAGACGCGCCGCACGCCGCGCATTCTGGAGCGCACGTCCAGCTATCCGCAGCCGTGGAAGCAGTTCGGCGACTTCGGGCGGTCTGCCACCCGGCGCGAGCGGCTGTACGGCTCCGCCCCCGCCGCGCCCGCCTACGACGGCGACCCCAGCTACCAGGTGGACTACTCGGATTCGCAGGACTCGCCCTCGCTGCGCAAGGGCTCGCGCGTGCGGCACCCCACGTTCGGCGTGGGGACCGTGATGGAACTGTCGGGCTACGCCGAGAACGTGAAGGCGACCATCGAGTTCGACGACGTGGGCCGCAAGAGCATCCTGCTCAAGTACGCCAACCTGCAGCCCGAGTGGGAGTAGGCCGCGTCGCTCTCAGCGAAGGGCGTCGAGCACGGCCTCGGGGTGCTTGGCCACCACGC from Longimicrobium sp. includes these protein-coding regions:
- a CDS encoding ATP-dependent helicase, with protein sequence MTFDLSHLNPEQREAASHFEGPLLVLAGAGSGKTRVLTTRIAWLVEEMGVDPASILALTFTNKAAGEMRERVRTSLGKDLAGMWIGTFHSVGVRILRRDGTRLGWSPGFTVYDADDADGLVKRILRDQLQVDIKKFSPRAVHGAISAAKNELVYPEAYAQTANDPFERVVADVFPRYQKALKDANAFDFDDLLVKPVELFRQSAPVLERYQRRFPFILVDEYQDTNRAQYVFLRLLAGEQHNLFVVGDDDQSIYGWRGADIRNILDFEKDFPAARMVRLEQNYRSTSTILDAANRVISQNVRRKGKTLRTDAGAGERITLVECADEADEARWVAEEIRVRMADNPSLALKNFVVLYRTNAQSRAMEEGLRREGMAYRVIGGTRFYERREVKDALAYLRLVANPAADEAFLRVVNVPRRGIGDASVGRLAEHATARGLPLLRAAEEAASVDGIRGVAARALPEMAALIRKYAALAGREGIGLDGLLRELVIEAGLVEALKAEGPEGKDRLENLDELIAGAADVQRRLEDEDPELMMELEEAGETSPRAIDLFLGHVALVADVDQHDPHADAVSMMTLHNAKGLEFPLVFITGLEDGLFPLVRAMDEPADMEEERRLFYVGVTRAERKLYLSHARRRRRGATYMDCVASQFLESVPKELTETRRTPRILERTSSYPQPWKQFGDFGRSATRRERLYGSAPAAPAYDGDPSYQVDYSDSQDSPSLRKGSRVRHPTFGVGTVMELSGYAENVKATIEFDDVGRKSILLKYANLQPEWE